One Triticum urartu cultivar G1812 unplaced genomic scaffold, Tu2.1 TuUngrouped_contig_5553, whole genome shotgun sequence genomic window, AAAGTACTGGTTTTCAAAGTTATAACCACAAATAAACATGCTTCGCATCCAGACATCCAGATAAAGTTCTATCAAGCTCACTACACTACAGCCCCAAGCGGCAAATCGGGCTGCTCTTGATCAGATTGAAGTCGACCTGTACAGATCATAATTCATATTAGCACAGGCTTGTGGACAAGACAAAGTTAATAAGAACAATACCTTTGGCCCAAAGAGATCACGTATGTTGTCAATCCCATACAGAATCATTGTTGGCCTGCATTCAGCAGCAAAATGTAGTCAGCACAGATTTCTTTGCAATCCATAGATAAAGCAAAGATTTCTCGAGTCCAATCAGGATCTTGCTCTCCTTTGGTTTTCCTCGCACTTCTATTTGAGACATTAGTTGAAAAACAAGGATCGCGAAGGTGTTTTTTTTTGTGGAGAAAAAAGAAATCAATTCAACATATATGCACATAAAGGAATCATTCATATGGAAACTATGCCAGTTTTACCTTTCAAGTGAAAGACCCCATGCGATAACATTAACGCCCTCTGGCAGTCCCATGGGAAGTAACATTTCAGGCCTGAACATGCCTGAGTTGCCTATCTCCACCCATTTCTTCAGACCATCGTGGTAGCTAAAAAAATAATAAACATAATAATGATTCATGGGATCGCAATAATCATGAAAACAATAGCAATCAAACTTGTTCTGACCTGAAAATTTCCATGCTTGGTTCAGTGTACGGGTTGTAGGCAGGTTTGAAACGCAGCTTTGACATGCCTAAGAGCCAGAAAAGGAGAGGAGAGGTGGCATTATTAAATCTCTATGTACTGGAGATAGCAGATATTCCCTCCGTTAcgaaatataagtctttttagagatttctaTATGGATTACATACTGAtttatagacatattttagagtgtagattcattcattttgctccgtatgtagtccatattagaatctctaaaaagacataTTTAGGAAAGAAGGTAGTACAAGACAAGAATATTAAATGCATGCCTAATGCACATTATGCAGATGGGCATGGAGCACCAATATTCTTGGAATAACTGAATAACAACATATGGCAGTACAGTTTTTACGAATTTAATAGCAAGATCCATAAATACTACTCCGTCCGATCCAAAGTAACTGTCGCAGTTTTGTACTAAGGTTAGTTCAaccttagttcaaaactgcaacacttatTATGTATCAGAGGGAGTATAACAAAGTCAATGGCTTTGGCTTAGTACCTAGTCTGGAGAAGAAATCTTCCAATACACCTATCAGATCACCAAGCGTCAAACCATAATCACAAATAAGACCTGAAATCAGAAGCATTGTAAGTAGCTTCATTGTTAAAAGGGTTATGTGTGTGACATCTACAATAAGTACCAAATATCAATCAAGTTAACACCACATAGGCAAGAAACAAGAGAACGGTTACCTTCTATCTGGTGGAATTCTGCAAGATGAGTTCGGTCCACAGCTTCATTCCGGAAAACACGATCAATAGAATAGTATCTCTTAGGAGCAAAAGTTTTCTGAACAACCCATGGTGGTTTATCAAAGAAAAGAAATCTCATGAATCGTTCAACAGAACAGAGAAAACAAATTGATATCACCTCCATTAATTTAGGCAAACTAAGACAATATAAGTTACAATGGAATTACAAAGAGATAAAATAAGCATCACTTAGTTGCTTTACCTCCTGTGCTAGCTTGTATAGCATCCTTGTTGAAACTGCAGTTGTGTGAGTACGAAGCAGGTTTTTCTCTGCTTCATCTCGCTTCCAGTCGTAACCATATCTGCAGACAGCAACCTCAAATTATAAACTCTCTGGCTAAACTGCAGCAAAGACACCAGAACATACCCTTTGGAGCCATGGCCACCAGACTGATGTACTTGCTTTACTTTCTCAAGATAGTCATCGGGTAATTGTGTTGTTGTAGCAGGGGCTGCAAAAAAGTCAATTGATTAAATATGTTTAAATCCAACTGTTGGCTCAACAACAGTAACATAACCTTTACCTTTGAGGAAAAAGGTATCGTGTGAATCACGAGCAGGATGCTGTTGTGGCTGGAACAGTGCATCGAAATTCCAGAAGCTACCAAAGGAAGCAACGATACATAATGTCAGAAATATATGGATCTTTATCTAGGAAACAGTGATATGCTCATAACTACATTGTCTTGTCATATAGTCATATGGTGTTGGCGACCTATCACTCCTAAATCCTAAAATAACTTCAATTTTGTGGAGAAGATCTACCAGTACAAGAAATTGACTACAAACAGGTatgagaaaagaaaaaaaaatcttgtcttattttgtgttttacctgCTCTCTACATACATGTTCGTTGGCATCTCACTGAACCTGTTACATCAATAAAATTAATCAATCCATTTTCCGAATATTGCCTTGAACTGCAAATATCATGACCAAAATGTTTTTTTATTTACCCCATCTCGAGAAAAATGTTCTGGATTGCCTCACGGACCTGAAAAAAATCCACCAAATAACAGTTCTGAGTTATCTGGTTTATCATATAAAGCTGTATTTAAAAATGGAACACCGTGCAGATTAGAAGTACCTCTAACAACGGTTGGCTATATCCTATCGCAATAGGTTGTCCTTGAGCTCCATAGTTATAATCTTTAAATTCCAGATCCTTCCAGTCGCCACTTTAGGAAAGAAAAACCATTTTAAAGGAAAATATATCATAAATCTGTTACTGTATGCATTAATAGGTACACACATAAAAAAAATTAAAGGTTAATTTTAACGTGACAATAAGTTTAGCATAGTCTTTGACAGGTATGATAAGTACAGCTGGGCTATTTAGAATAGAAACGGCATTGAGGAGTCTTCCATGTAGCGTTCAATTGCTCATGGTACATTATAGTTTATAGTAAACAAGCAGAGGTTTCCTGCTCAATTTCTGAAATTAGCTTGAGAAAAGTGACATCAAATTACCTCTTGAGATGTTCTCGTGTCACATCGGTTGCCAATGTTTTTCTCTTTGCAACAAATTCAGGCCCCTTCTTCAGTGAATACCAAATAGATTTCCTGGAAAAACAGCGAAGCAGATGTAAAAATTAGGGATAATTGACTATGATGCTGCACTTGGCTGGCACTTATTGACACTGTAAAAAAGATCTCTTTGAAATAGATACTTACTCTTTTGTTACAAGCTTTCTTCTCTTCAAATCATCTATTACTTTGTCAGCAATAACCTACATGAATAAAAAACAATTTCCTTAAGAAGGGCCAAAGAACAATTTGATACTCCCTCCGTACCATATTACTTGACGCTCAAACGGGATGGGGGAGGGGAGGTTACGAGCTATTGTaatatgggacggagggagtactagatatTGTACATAACAACTATCTGTGCCGTGCCATGACACAATCAAGTAAATGGTTCAAGTGGAAATGCAAAATATGAGAGGAACAAAGCAACACCAACCTCCCCATTCTCCAGTCTTATAAGCTGCTCTTGCAATTCATCATTGGTATCCTCAACCTGAATTAATCAAACAGCGAATTATACAATGGCATGCCTAGAGATACAAAGCTCGAGACAGATAAAAGCACACCGAGAGACCTTCAGTTAACACAGATGTAACTACTGGACATTGAAAGAGTTGAACTATGATGAGGATGTATTCTACATCTACAACCCAGAAATTGGCAAATTGAGAGCATCGCCCGGAAGAAGAGCAGATACGGCAGGCAAGTTTCCAATACAAATACACACTGAACTGAATCATACATCTCTCCGACAACATCGAAGAGAAGAAAAAATGAAACGAGCTCAGCTCAGCTCCATACCTTTCTCAGTACGAGGTCTTTGTTTCCCTTCTCAAATCCAATCCACTTGTTCTTGGCTGCAGCCTTCATTCCAATATCGAACACGTCCCCCAAACTCTCCTGCAACGCGCCACTCTGAGCATCAGAGATCCCCGGAACCGAAACCATTCACTCCAATCGAGCACCTAAAGCTAAACGCCACACATAGAGAGGGAAATCACCTTGAGCGCGCCCTTGGAGGCACCCTCGGGCGGGATGGCCGCGACGAGCTGCACCTCGGGGGAGCCCCTCGCGGCATACCCCTTGGCCTCATCGGTGAGCACCCACGTCTCCTTGGTGATGTCCTGCAGCAAAGCTCGTTAGGTCTTGGGGGAAATCGGGGCAGGGACGAAGCGAGGCTCGGGGGATTGGGGAGGGGGAGGGTACCGTACCGCACTCTCAACGATGCGGAAGGCGGTGAGCCTCTTGATGACGTCCTCCACGTCTTTGTGCgggacgccgagggaggaggcgaAGGACCGGGAGTCGGGGATCTCGGCGTTCGCGTTGAGGTGGGCGAGGAGCCCGTCCTCCACGTCCGCCAATGGCTGCTTCGCCGCCATcctcggcggtggcggcggcggcggcgaggaggaggaggaggaagaagaggaggttTCTGGGAGGAGAGATGGGGAACACGGGGCTTTGGGTTTGGTCGGGAGCGACTAGAGTAAAATCGGAGCTTTAttt contains:
- the LOC125529367 gene encoding phenylalanine--tRNA ligase alpha subunit, cytoplasmic-like (The sequence of the model RefSeq protein was modified relative to this genomic sequence to represent the inferred CDS: added 376 bases not found in genome assembly) → MVNSIVGTLFPLLSNEHCMDVGETPNTLTLALGAGRGTSGSRSAGRPRKPTKRSKVTCETWRTSVGCPICIPAAAVPVPSSARTLLHSSSDLRSAAATISTTETPPLAAGSISGDATGTSSSPTSSSSSSSSSSSPPPPPPPRMAAKQPLADVEDGLLAHLNANAEIPDSRSFASSLGVPHKDVEDVIKRLTAFRIVESADITKETWVLTDEAKGYAARGSPEVQLVAAIPPEGASKGALKESLGDVFDIGMKAAAKNKWIGFEKGNKDLVLRKVEDTNDELQEQLIRLENGEVIADKVIDDLKRRKLVTKEKSIWYSLKKGPEFVAKRKTLATDVTREHLKSGDWKDLEFKDYNYGAQGQPIAIGYSQPLLEVREAIQNIFLEMGFSEMPTNMYVESSFWNFDALFQPQQHPARDSHDTFFLKAPATTTQLPDDYLEKVKQVHQSGGHGSKGYGYDWKRDEAEKNLLRTHTTAVSTRMLYKLAQEKTFAPKRYYSIDRVFRNEAVDRTHLAEFHQIEGLICDYGLTLGDLIGVLEDFFSRLGMSKLRFKPAYNPYTEPSMEIFSYHDGLKKWVEIGNSGMFRPEMLLPMGLPEGVNVIAWGLSLERPTMILYGIDNIRDLFGPKVDFNLIKSSPICRLGL